One Malaclemys terrapin pileata isolate rMalTer1 chromosome 21, rMalTer1.hap1, whole genome shotgun sequence DNA window includes the following coding sequences:
- the LOC128827381 gene encoding chemerin-like receptor 1 yields MPLAFPGTRAQLSTHIQLLIHCNPVWFWNQALTDFIFIIFLPLRFTSFFILDLNWANTLSSTITSFHMFSSTFFLITISVDHCILMKCPEWAWNHRTAPLAFIMGLGMWVLSLGFSLRYGDLWESDLSPASTSLNFRGDERRVKATIAIQFLVGFLIPLALILIPTFYIVLAAKMRRNRLIQSTKPLKILLDLIPTFFLCWLPYHVVVFLLMSANYPLSLLNRGRAFAYVLTYFSSCLNPILYLTIEEEFLRYYQHACNCQTTDNLGSELVG; encoded by the coding sequence atgccgttagccttcccGGGAACAAGGGCACaattgtcgactcatatccagcttctcatccactgtaaccccgtGTGGTTCTGGAACCAGGCCCTGACCGACTTCATCTTCATCATCTTCCTGCCACTCAGATTCACCTCCTTCTTCATTCTGGACTTAAATTGGGCCAATACGCTGAGTAGCACCATCACTTCCTTCCACATGTTCTCCAGCAccttcttcctcatcaccatcagtGTTGATCACTGCATCCTCATGAAATGCCCTGAGTGGGCCTGGAACCACCGCACGGCACCGTTAGCTTTCATTATGGGATTGGGTATGTGGGTCCTGTCTCTTGGGTTCAGCTTGCGGTACGGTGATCTCTGGGAATCCGACCTCTCACCTGCCAGCACCAGCCTGAATTTCCGAGGGGATGAACGGAGGGTGAAGGCCACGATTGCAATCCAATTCCTGGTCGGGTTTCTGATCCCATTAGCCTTGATCTTGATCCCAACATTCTACATCGTTCTAGCTGCCAAGATGAGAAGGAACAGGCTGATCCAGTCCACCAAGCCACTCAAGATCCTTCTTGATCTGATCCCGACCTTTTTCCTCTGCTGGCTGCCGTATCACGTCGTTGTCTTCTTGTTGATGTCAGCTAACTACCCTCTGTCTCTTTTGAACAGAGGAAGGGCTTTTGCTTATGTCCTGACATATTTCAGCAGCTGCCTCAACCCCATCTTGTATCTCACCATAGAGGAAGAGTTTCTGAGGTACTATCAACATGCATGCAACTGCCAAACCACCGACAACTTGGGGTCAGAGCTGGTTGGATAG
- the LOC128826810 gene encoding C3a anaphylatoxin chemotactic receptor-like, with amino-acid sequence MVLVVISLVLGGMAFLAGVPLNCYILFVAGCRMGRTASTMWFLNRAVADLIFIVFLPFRYIFLLRLNWAMKLSSTITSFHMFSSAFLLMALSVDRCILVARPEWAQNHRTPRLAFMIVLVIMALSLGFSLRYVGLLGSLTSPRDIADTDEGNVKAAVVIQFLVGFLIPLVLILIPTFYMVLAAKLRRKRLIQSTKPLKILLGLIPAFFLCWLPYHVSLLLILDTNHPRHLIPVIVFTSVLTYFSTWLNPIFYLTMEEEYLRYRQVARNPQTTDNLSPEPAE; translated from the coding sequence ATGGTGTTGGTAGTCATCTCTCTGGTGCTTGGTGGCATGGCCTTCCTTGCTGGGGTGCCATTGAACTGCTACATCCTCTTTGTCGCCGGCTGCCGTATGGGGAGGACGGCCAGCACCATGTGGTTCCTGAACCGGGCCGTGGCCGATTTAATCTTCATCGTCTTCCTGCCCTTCAGATACATCTTCTTACTGCGCTTAAACTGGGCCATGAAGCTGAGCAGCACCATCACCTCCTTCCACATGTTCTCCAGCGCCTTCCTCCTCATGGCCCTCAGTGTCGATCGCTGCATCCTCGTGGCACGTCCTGAGTGGGCCCAGAACCACCGCACGCCCCGCCTGGCTTTCATGATTGTTTTGGTCATAATGGCCCTGTCTCTTGGGTTCAGTTTGCGGTACGTTGGTCTCTTGGGATCCCTCACCTCACCTCGGGACATCGCCGATACAGATGAAGGCAACGTGAAGGCCGCCGTTGTGATCCAGTTCCTGGTTGGGTTTCTGATCCCATTAGTCTTGATCTTAATCCCAACCTTCTACATGGTTCTAGCTGCCAAGTTGAGGAGGAAGAGGCTGATCCAGTCCACCAAGCCACTCAAGATCCTCCTTGGTTTGATCCCAGCCTTTTTCCTCTGCTGGCTGCCGTATCATGTCTCCTTGCTGCTGATTTTAGATACAAACCATCCACGTCATCTGATCCCGGTAATTGTTTTTACTTCAGTCCTGACATATTTCAGCACTTGGCTCAACCCCATCTTCTACCTCACCATGGAGGAAGAGTATCTAAGGTACCGGCAAGTTGCACGCAACCCCCAAACCACTGACAACTTGAGTCCGGAGCCGGCTGAATAG